The Terriglobia bacterium genome includes the window AGACGCAGCTCGAGACGACACGCGCACTGGCGATCGACGTCGCGGCGACGCGGGCCCGATTCGAGCACGCCGTCGCGATCCTCGTCGGGAAGCCCCCTGCGGGATTCGCGATCCCGCCCGTGCCGATCCACGGCCCCCCTCCGGAGGTCCCGGCGGGACTTCCCTCCGATCTCCTCGAGCGACGCCCCGACGTCGCCGCCTCGGAGCGCCGTGTGGCCGCGGCCAACGGGCAGATCGGAGCGGCGAAGGCCGCGTACTTCCCGTCGCTGACGCTCTCCGCGACGGGCGGCTTCGAGGGCTCGGCGCTGGCCGGTCTCCTGTCGCTGCCGAACCGGTTCTGGTCGCTCGGGCCCGCGCTGGTCGAGACGCTCTTCGACGGAGGGAGGCGGCGCGCCGCGAAGGAGCAGGCGCTTGCGTCCTACGACGCCTCGGTGGCCGCGTACCGCGAGAGCGTTCTCACGGCGATCCAAGAGGTCGAGGACCAGCTGGCCTCACTGCGCATCCTCTCCGAGGAGGCGACGCAGCAGGCGGAAGCCGTCGCGGCGGCCGAGCGCTCGCTGACCCTGGCGAAGAACCGGTATCAGGGGGGCATCACGACCTATCTCGAGGTCGTTTCGGCGCAGAGCGCCGCCCTGACCAACGAGCGCACGGCGGTCGACCTGCTGACGCGGCGCATGGTCGCCAGCGTCGGCCTCGTCAAGGCGCTGGGCGGCGGATGGCGATCGTCGGACCTGCCGTTCACCCTCCCGCCCGCCGGCGTCACGGCTCGATCAGCTCCTTGACCAGGCCCTCGGCGTCGTAGATCTTCCCGAGCGCTTCGGTCATCGCGGCGGTGTGGACCGCGACGGCGCGGTTCACGGTCTCGTCGAAGACGAAGGGACCCACCAAGCTCTCGATGTTGCCGTCGAAGATCAGCCCCACGATCTCGCCCGCCCGATTGACCACCGGGGAGCCCGAATTGCCTCCGATGATGTCGCCGCTCAGCACGAAGTTCAGCGGGGTGGAGAGATCCAGCCGGTCCCTACGCTCGAGGAAGCGCGACGGCAGGTCGTACGGGGGTTTGAAGTCGAATCCCGCGGCCCGGTCGTACAGCCCATAGAAGGTCGTCTTGGGAGGGGCGTCGGTGCCGTTCATCGGGTACCCCTTGACCGTGCCGTACGCGAGGCGCAGCGTGAACGTCGCGTCGGGGTAGCTCGACTTGCCGTAGACCGCGAAGCGGGCCCTGCCGAGCTTCTCACCGCCCGATCTCTCGACGCTCTCGATGGTGTCCTCGTACCAATTCCGCGTCTCGCGCAGGACCGGATCGACCCGGCGGGCCAGGACGATGAGGGGATCGGTGGAGGCGGCCACCGCGGCCTCCCCGCCGTCCAGCAGCTTCTTGCGCTCCGCGGGATCGCCGAGCTTGGTGCCTGCGATGGCATCCTTCGCGACTTCCTCCGGCTTCCTGCCGCCCAGCGCGGCGTTCACGAACGCGTCGTCGGGCCCGAGCTTGTCCAGGGCCCTCTGAAGGCCGTCGGCGAGCAGCACCTCCTCGAAGCCAGGGTAAACGGGAGCCGGCGACAGCAGGTAGAAGCGGAGGGATTCGAGGCCCGCCTCGTGGTACTCCTCGAGGCGCTCGCCGTCGGGCTTCTTGATCTCGGTCACGTAGCGCACGAGGGTCATCGCGGTGTCGGGCAGCTGGTACCCGCCGAGGCCACGGTAGACCCGCTGCCCGTATCGCTCGACGTAGCGGCTCTCGGCCGCGGCGACGTCTTCCCACGCTCCCCCGTACGCCTTCTGCCAGTCGGGCCGGCTCGCCACGACCCTGCGGAAATCCTGCTCGTCGCGGGCCTTGCCGGCGAGCAGGCGGGGCTCCTTGATGGCCTCGTACTCCCCGCGGATCGCCTTGAGCGCGTTCTCGAGGCCGGAGATCATGTCCGCGGCCTCGCGGGCCTGCTCCGGGCCTCGCCCCGAGTAGCGCCGCGCGACGTCGAGCTGACGACGGATCAGCTCGAGGTAGGTCGGGTAACCGTGGTCCCGCGCGAACTCGAGCTGCGCCAGGGTCCGCATGCGGTCGGTCGACCCGGGATGGCCGGAGACGAAGA containing:
- a CDS encoding efflux transporter outer membrane subunit, whose amino-acid sequence is TQLETTRALAIDVAATRARFEHAVAILVGKPPAGFAIPPVPIHGPPPEVPAGLPSDLLERRPDVAASERRVAAANGQIGAAKAAYFPSLTLSATGGFEGSALAGLLSLPNRFWSLGPALVETLFDGGRRRAAKEQALASYDASVAAYRESVLTAIQEVEDQLASLRILSEEATQQAEAVAAAERSLTLAKNRYQGGITTYLEVVSAQSAALTNERTAVDLLTRRMVASVGLVKALGGGWRSSDLPFTLPPAGVTARSAP
- a CDS encoding S46 family peptidase translates to MWTFDNPPLKPLKEQYGFEPTKQWLEHLRLASVRFNDGGSGSFVSPNGLVLTNHHVASGQLQKVSTPEKDYLEKGFLSRSPSEEMKCPDLELNVLMSMEDVTAKVAAAIPPGVGEKEANDARKAVTARIEKESLDATGLRSDVVSLYEGGEYWLYRYKKYTDIRLVFAPERRIAFFGGDPDNFTYPRYDLDMALFRVYENGKPIASPAYLKWNAKGAATGELVFVSGHPGSTDRMRTLAQLEFARDHGYPTYLELIRRQLDVARRYSGRGPEQAREAADMISGLENALKAIRGEYEAIKEPRLLAGKARDEQDFRRVVASRPDWQKAYGGAWEDVAAAESRYVERYGQRVYRGLGGYQLPDTAMTLVRYVTEIKKPDGERLEEYHEAGLESLRFYLLSPAPVYPGFEEVLLADGLQRALDKLGPDDAFVNAALGGRKPEEVAKDAIAGTKLGDPAERKKLLDGGEAAVAASTDPLIVLARRVDPVLRETRNWYEDTIESVERSGGEKLGRARFAVYGKSSYPDATFTLRLAYGTVKGYPMNGTDAPPKTTFYGLYDRAAGFDFKPPYDLPSRFLERRDRLDLSTPLNFVLSGDIIGGNSGSPVVNRAGEIVGLIFDGNIESLVGPFVFDETVNRAVAVHTAAMTEALGKIYDAEGLVKELIEP